A portion of the Pangasianodon hypophthalmus isolate fPanHyp1 chromosome 20, fPanHyp1.pri, whole genome shotgun sequence genome contains these proteins:
- the prelp gene encoding prolargin isoform X1 has translation MKSNNKVLLTRTMKAELGYCSLLLLLLTIDVWGQQSRPRPRPKPPTTRRPPKKEPEPKEPTDFPPVIIGPPSSFPDCPRECLCPASFPNALYCENRNLRKVPVIPPRTHYLYLQNNYIDSVTADPFNNATELKWVNLGNNRIRSIEKQVFQKLPNLLHLYMQRNLLKEVPSNLPAGLEQLRLSRNQISKIAPGAFNKMKDLALLDLHHNKISDSNLAKNIFKDLKNLVQLNLAHNILRKMPANIPNSISQLFLDKNNIEEIPQNYFKDFSNLAFVRLNYNQLTDKGLPKMVFNISTLLDLHLAHNNLTSVPFFNSHLEHLHLNNNNIERINGTEICPFTPFTLSEDVNDPDHVPRLRYLRLDGNHLTPPIPLDVIMCFRHLHSIVI, from the exons ATGAAATCCAACAACAAGGTTCTTTTGACAAG GACGATGAAGGCTGAGCTAGGATACTGCTCtctacttcttcttctccttaCCATAGATGTTTGGGGACAGCAGTCCAGACCCCGACCTCGACCAAAACCTCCCACCACCAGGAGGCCTCCCAAGAAAGAGCCAGAACCCAAGGAGCCCACTGACTTTCCTCCTGTTATCATTGGTCCACCTTCTTCTTTCCCAGACTGCCCAAGGGAATGCCTGTGCCCCGCTTCCTTCCCAAATGCCTTGTACTGTGAGAACCGAAACCTCCGCAAGGTCCCGGTCATCCCACCTCGCACCCACTATCTCTACTTGCAGAACAACTACATTGATTCAGTGACTGCAGACCCCTTTAACAATGCCACAGAACTCAAGTGGGTAAACCTAGGGAATAACCGCATTCGGTCTATAGAGAAACAAGTGTTCCAGAAGCTCCCAAACCTGCTGCATCTATATATGCAGAGGAACCTTTTAAAGGAAGTCCCAAGCAATCTGCCTGCTGGCTTGGAGCAACTACGACTCAGTCGTAATCAGATCTCAAAGATTGCTCCTGGAGCTTTCAACAAGATGAAGGACCTTGCTCTCCTGGACTTGCACCATAACAAGATCAGCGACAGCAACCTGGCCAAGAATATCTTTAAAGATCTTAAGAACCTTGTACAGCTTAACCTGGCTCACAACATCCTGAGGAAGATGCCTGCAAATATACCCAACAGCATTTCCCAGTTGTTCTTGGACAAGAACAACATTGAGGAAATTCCCCAGAACTATTTTAAGGACTTCTCGAACCTAGCCTTTGTTAGACTTAACTACAACCAATTGACTGACAAGGGCCTCCCAAAGATGGTATTCAATATTAGCACACTGCTGGATTTACACTTGGCACACAACAATCTGACTAGTGTTCCATTTTTCAACTCTCACCTGGAGCATCTACAccttaacaacaacaatatcgAGA GAATCAACGGAACAGAGATCTGTCCCTTTACACCCTTTACACTGAGTGAGGATGTAAATGATCCAGACCACGTGCCCAGGCTGAGGTACTTGCGGCTAGATGGTAACCATTTGACCCCGCCCATCCCATTGGACGTCATCATGTGCTTTAGACATCTCCACTCAATAGTGATATAG
- the prelp gene encoding prolargin isoform X2 gives MKAELGYCSLLLLLLTIDVWGQQSRPRPRPKPPTTRRPPKKEPEPKEPTDFPPVIIGPPSSFPDCPRECLCPASFPNALYCENRNLRKVPVIPPRTHYLYLQNNYIDSVTADPFNNATELKWVNLGNNRIRSIEKQVFQKLPNLLHLYMQRNLLKEVPSNLPAGLEQLRLSRNQISKIAPGAFNKMKDLALLDLHHNKISDSNLAKNIFKDLKNLVQLNLAHNILRKMPANIPNSISQLFLDKNNIEEIPQNYFKDFSNLAFVRLNYNQLTDKGLPKMVFNISTLLDLHLAHNNLTSVPFFNSHLEHLHLNNNNIERINGTEICPFTPFTLSEDVNDPDHVPRLRYLRLDGNHLTPPIPLDVIMCFRHLHSIVI, from the exons ATGAAGGCTGAGCTAGGATACTGCTCtctacttcttcttctccttaCCATAGATGTTTGGGGACAGCAGTCCAGACCCCGACCTCGACCAAAACCTCCCACCACCAGGAGGCCTCCCAAGAAAGAGCCAGAACCCAAGGAGCCCACTGACTTTCCTCCTGTTATCATTGGTCCACCTTCTTCTTTCCCAGACTGCCCAAGGGAATGCCTGTGCCCCGCTTCCTTCCCAAATGCCTTGTACTGTGAGAACCGAAACCTCCGCAAGGTCCCGGTCATCCCACCTCGCACCCACTATCTCTACTTGCAGAACAACTACATTGATTCAGTGACTGCAGACCCCTTTAACAATGCCACAGAACTCAAGTGGGTAAACCTAGGGAATAACCGCATTCGGTCTATAGAGAAACAAGTGTTCCAGAAGCTCCCAAACCTGCTGCATCTATATATGCAGAGGAACCTTTTAAAGGAAGTCCCAAGCAATCTGCCTGCTGGCTTGGAGCAACTACGACTCAGTCGTAATCAGATCTCAAAGATTGCTCCTGGAGCTTTCAACAAGATGAAGGACCTTGCTCTCCTGGACTTGCACCATAACAAGATCAGCGACAGCAACCTGGCCAAGAATATCTTTAAAGATCTTAAGAACCTTGTACAGCTTAACCTGGCTCACAACATCCTGAGGAAGATGCCTGCAAATATACCCAACAGCATTTCCCAGTTGTTCTTGGACAAGAACAACATTGAGGAAATTCCCCAGAACTATTTTAAGGACTTCTCGAACCTAGCCTTTGTTAGACTTAACTACAACCAATTGACTGACAAGGGCCTCCCAAAGATGGTATTCAATATTAGCACACTGCTGGATTTACACTTGGCACACAACAATCTGACTAGTGTTCCATTTTTCAACTCTCACCTGGAGCATCTACAccttaacaacaacaatatcgAGA GAATCAACGGAACAGAGATCTGTCCCTTTACACCCTTTACACTGAGTGAGGATGTAAATGATCCAGACCACGTGCCCAGGCTGAGGTACTTGCGGCTAGATGGTAACCATTTGACCCCGCCCATCCCATTGGACGTCATCATGTGCTTTAGACATCTCCACTCAATAGTGATATAG
- the il19l gene encoding interleukin 19 like, which produces MKTSLMCILAICALLAGIWGSARGRRLHLGSCTLTVHTHELRHHFQQIRHNMVTQDNHKGVRLLRGDMMKSLQATDSCCFLRQLLRFYIEKVFSGYTSSQLLHQRTTSVLANSFLSMTKDLRACHAQMLCQCSQEANLKFDAIQETYDKLEVGPASVKAIGELDSLLEWLESFHSKDHKLQPHDDDSK; this is translated from the exons ATGAAAACTTCCCTGATGTGCATCCTTGCCATTTGTGCTTTGCTGGCCGGGATCTGGGGCTCAGCCAGGGGACGCAGGCTCCATCTGGGTTCCTGTACGCTGACGGTTCACACTCACGAGCTCAGGCATCACTTCCAGCAGATCCGCCACAATATG GTCACACAAGACAACCACAAGGGTGTGCGCTTGCTGAGGGGGGACATGATGAAGAGCTTGCAG GCTACAGATAGCTGCTGCTTTCTTAGGCAACTCCTGCGCTTCTATATCGAGAAGGTCTTCAGCGGCTACACGAGCAGCCAGTTGCTCCACCAGAGAACCACCAGCGTTCTGGCCAACTCTTTTCTCAGCATGACCAAGGACTTGCGAGCATGT CACGCTCAGATGCTCTGCCAGTGCAGCCAGGAAGCCAACCTGAAATTTGATGCCATTCAAGAAACCTATGACAAG CTGGAGGTGGGCCCTGCGTCGGTAAAGGCCATAGGAGAGCTGGACTCTCTCCTGGAGTGGCTTGAGAGCTTCCACAGCAAAGACCACAAGCTCCAGCCTCACGATGATGACTCAAAATAG